CCATCAAAACCGGGTTCATGATTGGGGCTCAATACTCGAAGCTTTTGACCACCACTTTCTACAACCAATTTATCCCACCCTGCGCCATCAATTCGACTTTGTGCTCTTAGGCCTTCACAGATAGTCTCTAGAGCATCTGCTTTTAGACCATGGATTTCTTGTGGCCTGCCATTTTCAGGTATAAGTTTCATAGAAATTGGCAAGCTGACAAAGTCGACATAACTGTTGCAAATTAGCAATCTTGCAAGGCATTGGGCGATGGACAGAACAACCTTATATTGGCATAAATCTGAGTTTGATTGAATGTAAACTCGCAAAATGCCCAGTTGGTATTGATGTTATGATCAGAAGGATTGGTGACAGATGGCTCAACCAGTGCCGGTCCTGGGTTGACGAAAAACTCCAATTTCTTCCCTATTGAGAACCAGATTCTTCCTCCAgcaagaagaggaattgtGGCAATAGTGGTACTACCTTGTTTCCCCAATCTGATAGCACAATCTGCTGAAAGTGGATGCACGGTGTGGGGTGGGGAGTCAGGGTAATATGGTGTCTTTCCGTCGGCTCTCAGTAGAAAGACACGGTTGTTGTTGTTTAGTGCTAGCCCTGTGATATAAGCATAAACGTCGTCCGAAGGGTACCGATTTTGGAGTTGAATATCTAGAGTTTGAGGCATGATAGTATATGGGATGATAAAGTAACAGTAGACGTGTAGCAGAAGTTTCGTGTGACGGGTTAGTGAAGTTTGTGTATGATATATAGGAAGAAATACAGAGGGTGCAATGTGAGAACTGTGGGGCAGCGAATCGAACATTTAACATGAAAATGCTCAATGACGTATGTAACAGCCGACTTTCATGAATTGGATGCCTTCTGAACAATCAAAACGCAAGAGATGGTAAAGATATTAGACTCAGCCCCGTAATGGTGGCGCATTATGGGTTATCGAAGCTTGGTCTGAACTTGCCATTGCACAAGTTAGAGAAGAGATGCTGAACTGGAGAGTTTATGTGCAAAGCGTTGTTTGATGACGCTCCACTGGGCCACTGCCATGAAGGCTTTTTCGCTTCGCTCTAGGAGAGCACCTTGAACACATAGGTAGTTGACCGAATAGACAACAGATAAagaaaggggggaggggaggcGTGTTTGTTTCGATATATGTCAAATAGATACATACAGTACACCGTAGATGTGAATGGATGACTAAAGCCGCATCATGTGACCATCGCGTGCCGCTATCTCTAGACGAGCGGTGATGACTAATAGTTCCACACTAGCCGTGCACACAAATCCCACCCATCACCTTCATAGTTTTCCACCTTTTGGATTCCCCGAAAAACGGCAACCATCAAACATCATCAACGCAATCAACAACAGCTGCACCCATCAAAAAAGCACAGATAAACCCCTCGAGTATCAAACCTTGTCACCTTGCcatctatttttatatagGTGACGGTCTGGGGAACAACCGCCAAAATGGTTTATGACTGGGATAACAAACAGCAAATATGCTATAGTATGtatattgaagagaaaaagtCATTGGAAGAGATTATGGAATTCTTGAAAGAAAATATGTCTTTTAATCCCTCGTAAGTTTACATCTCAATCAAGCTTCATTCGCATGGCACTGCGCTACGAGCTATTACTATAGCTGTAGTAAATTATGGCATTCATGGTATCATGCatcatatattgatataccCACCCGTACCACTCGCTTTGACAATCATCGCGATTGACATTTACTAACATTTTATAAGTAAACGTGCATTCCAAACCCAATTCAAGAAATGGGGGTTTCCTTCGAAACAAAATCCTGCACACAAGAACGAACCGCTCGTTCAACGCATCAAAGAACTATGGAACGTCAACACATCACAGCGCGACATGGTTACCATTCTCGAACGAGAGGGGTGGGACATCAAGGAACGTGAACTTATGCGCGTTAGAAACAAGAATCGCTGGCTTTTGCGAGTACCTAATGGGAACAAATCAAAGAAGCAAACGGACCAGGATGTGGAAAGTCAACTACAACAGGCATTTTACAATAATGGAGCATTGCTAGAGGGGGAACAACAAATAGAAGGGTCGATGGAAGGGCATATGGAAGGACATATGGAAGGGCACATGGAAGGGTTACCGCCAGCTTCATCCATGTCCAAGGAGCATTCCAGAGCTGAATCCCCGCCACTTAGTCCTGAAGTCatgcaaaagagaaaagagcgTCTATCCAAGTTAGCAGCCGAATCCGATGAAAAATGGACCTCTCGCAAGCGTCGTCGTCGAACCCGTGGCTGGGCTGGCCTTCCAGCGGATCCTCCAGGACCCCCTCGATTCCCTTCCGAAACCACTATCGATGAAAGCAAGAATTTCCTAAGACTTGATAATCTTTTGTATCGTGATATAAGGGCTAGATTTCAACGCATATGTGAAGAAGCAGGTATCATAAAGAAGACACTTGCTGGACCCGAGCGTTGGGAAGCTGCAAAGGATAGCCTCATACAAGAGAGTGAACATCTACAATCAGTTTTCTGGAATACAGAAGAAAATTTGGATGCAAGAAAGCTAGCTCTCGATGTTGTTTGTGGTGACGTGACGAAGCGGATGCGAACCTTGGAGCGTCGTATGACTATTGCTGAAGCCAAGAATGCATTAGGTGTAAATCCAGAACAGTCCAGGGACCTTCGTAATTCTTTCTACCAGATATTGAAGGCTGATCATTTCACCAGTAAGCTTGAAGCTGGAGAAGAACACTGGCAGGAGCTCAAGACGTCCTGGATCAATGGCTCCGAGCTACTACTGAATCTACTTGCTGTGGGAGACACTGATCCTCAGCATGCGCAAAGAGTCAAGGCAATGGAGGTTTTATGTCGAGATGTCATGAAGCGTCTTCGGGATGACCAGACTAAACGTGATCCAAccagaaagaagagaaagcttGAGAACAGTTTCCAGCCCGATCAAGCTATGGACCAATTCCACCACAGCCAAGAGGAAACCCCTGATTTCCAACAAGATCCACAGGAGGCTCTTATTCAAACAGCAGCGCATGCTCATGCCCACTCGCAGAACCAAGTTCAGTCACATATGCAAATACCAGAATCTCACATGCATACACAAGCTCGTCAGGCCCAcgctcaagctcaagctcaagctcaagctcaagctcaggCTCAGGCTCAGGCTCAAGCTCaggctcaagctcaagctcaggCTCAGGCTCAGGCTCATGCTCATGCTCAAGCTCATGCACAAGCCCAAGCTCACCAACAAGCTCAGGCTCATGCTCAAGCCCAGGTTCATCAACAAGCCCAGGCTCATGCCCAATCCCAACCTCAAGCTCATACGCCTGTTATGGTCAGCCATGGTAATTTGCACAATGACATGCATATTGATCCATCTCAGATTGACCCATCTCTACTTAACGCAGCTTCCAATGATCCAGGCTTAATGGTTCGTGGAATGCAAAACCAATATGCGGACCCCCAATATACAGATCAACAATTTGTCAATCAAGCTGCACAAGCGTTCCCATCTGTAACTCCTTCATCTATGGCAGTTTACTTTCGGTTGCACCCAGACTCGGATGTAAATCCTCATACTCCGTTATGGATTGCGATGCTGAACGGCACCTCCCTGGCAGAAGTACACCGGTTAGCCACAAGTAAATATCCTAATTCATTGGTGGGTCGTGTCGTCGGATCTATGGGGGGATCATCTGAACAAGAAGTGACCATACCTATTGACAATGACAGTGAATTGGAGGCCTATTTGAGCACTTGTGTGAAGCCACAATTTATCGTTGAGTTGGTAACATGGAAGGATGCCTAGGTAATTATTAGTGAGGGGCAATTTGTTGATTGGGATTACAGCGGCGTTCGGGTAGGATGGGAATGTCGGAGTTTACAGTGGCCTGCTTACTCTCCTATAGGAAGGGAGCCGGGGCGTTTCAAAATGGTGATGAAAGCATGCTATATTGTATGCAATCCTTTagtttcatcttcttcaatgagCCGTCGAGAGTGGAAGTTCGATAGGCTGATGGCCTCGACCTAGACATGCACTCTTTGCTCCATTCATTGTCAATACTGTACCGTTTCCCTTCGGATGTTTATATTCTTAGCCAAGTAAAACATTTTAATGaaaattgttattataaatcataaTGCAGAAACTTCATGATCAAAACGCACTGTTCCTGTCAGTATCTAATCGGTAAGTAATTAATAAGTATTCTGACTGGACTGACAGACTGAGCAATTGATGCACTAGATTACGTGCTGAAAATGTGTGGGGAAGCGAAGCCTTTCATGAAAGCttggatggattttgattctcagatagatagattattTCCCAGCCTTGCAAGATAACGAGTATTTATACTACCACCACCGCGCAAGCCCAAAAATCCAAACAAAACTTGTTTCTACTGATCTACAAATTCAATGCTAAATTTCTCGActtcaattgatatttaattcaTGTCGTTCCCCAGAAGGGTCCCTTCATCGGCCCTGCTGTCTAGCTTACGCACATCCTCATCTCGATCCCAATTTTGTCTCCGATCCCCCGCAAGCAGATTAAGATATGCATCCACAGAGCAAAACTTGGGAGAAGGTCGTTCATTCAAAGGGCAGCTTTACGAAAGCACCCAGGCGCGATTGATCAAGGAACGCGCAGAGAGGCAGCAGTACTCTAAGAATCGAAATGAAAGCGCTGGAGGAAAGAATTCGGCTTTGACATTCGGTGCGCAGACATTTTTGGGGAATTGATAGCACGTTGGACATTGCTGATGAATCAACTGTACAGTTATTATATCGGTGGCTATAGGAGGATATTATTTCGGCTCCTACAGAAATCCCGGTGCACCTACGTCTTCCACTACCCCTCTTTCAACCACAAAGCCTCTTCGACATAATACAGGCCGttcgaatctcgaatctgCGTGGGCGGACTTTGTCGAAATAGTGGGCAAGGAAAATGTTTCTACCATTGATTCGGATTTGGAGAGCCATTCGGGTAGTGAATGGTCCTCTCATTTGAGAAAGCCTAGTGAAGTACCATTCATGGTGgtttccccttcatcaacaGAGCAAGTTAGCGAGATCATGAAGATTTGCCATCGAAGGAAAATACCCGTTACTGCATATAGTGGAGGCACAAGCTTGGAAGGTCATTATGCTCCCACACGAGGTGGCATTTGCATAGATTTTGGAAGGATGAACAAAATTTTGAAGCTACATAAagatgatatggatgtgATAGTTCAACCAGCTGTTGGCTGGGAACTCCTCAATGAAGAGCTGGCGAAGGATAATCTATTCTTCCCTCCAGATCCAGGTCCGGGCGCCATGATAGGAGGAATGGTAGGAACTGGATGCAGTGGGACAAATGCATATAGATATGGTACCATGAGGGAATGGGTCATGAATTTGACTGTTGTCCTAGCTGACGGAACAATCATCAAAACAAGACAGAGACCTAGAAAAAGCAGTGCTGGATATGATTTGACTAAGATGTTTATCGGGAGCGAAGGAACACTAGGATTGGTTACTGAGGCTACATTGAAGGTCACTACGAAACCAAATACTACCAGCGTGGCAGTATGCAGTTTTGAAAGTATCAAACAAGCAGCGGATTGTGTTGGAAAGGTTGTCACCGAAGGCGTACCTATCGCCGCCATCGAGATCTTGGATGACAATCAAATGCTGAGCATTAACAAATCCGGCATGACAACCAAAGCATGGCTCGAAGCACCCACacttttcttcaaattcgcTGGGACGCCTAATGCTGTCAAAGAGCAGATCAGTATTGTTCAAAGGTTAGCAAAAGCAACAGGAAGcaaaacttttgaatttgcGAAGAATGCAGAAGAACAAGTAGAGTTATGGAGtgcaagaaaagaagctTTATGGTCTGTCATGGCCATGCGGGAAAAAGATGGTGATCATGTTTGGACTTCAGATGTTGCTGTACCAATGAGTCGATTGCCGGAAATTATTGAAGAGACGAAAGCGGATTTGGCCAAGAGTGGATTGTTTGCTTCCATCGTGGGGCACGTTGGAGATGGTAACTTTCACAGTGAGTATTTTTAAGATTGCAGCTTGTCACAAAATATACTAACATGTACAGCTATTGTCCTTTACAATGATACCCAAAGACAAATCGCAGAAGAAGTAATGCATCGAATGGTCAAGAGAGCCGTGGAAATGGAGGGTACTGTGACTGGTGAGCATGGAGTTGGACTGATCAAGAGAGATTATCTGAACCATGAATTGGGCGAGAACACAGTTGATGCTATGAGAAGGGTATGTGCCAAACTATTCGGTCATTCAATTTTACTACATTTGCTAACGCTTTATAGCTGAAATTTGCATTCGACCCCTTGTGTTTGCTGAATCCGGACAAGGTTGTGAGAGTCGAGAAGCCTAAGCAAGGAGAAGTTTCAGAATGGTAGTTTAAATAGAAGATACCAATAAAATAGTTTGAAGAATGTACAAACCTGGATCCCACATTTATGGTAAAGGAATCATCTTATGAAGATATGTATAGAAATCTGAAAGCTGGGTCAACTGGATAAGATGAACACCGTAATTTTAAGACATTGAATAACAATCCGCAAACATAGAACCTCAACCATACattccaacccaatccaatgCTGTCCAAAATTGGACCCATCCACGTGACATTGCACCCATGCTCCTCACCCTCCACTTTCCCCTCATTTTGGTTAACCTTTCCTTTCACCACGACAAACTATTTGCAATGGTTGAAACAAATCAAGAACCCCGCAAATGGGTCGGTTACCCTTCTCCCAAAGAAGGTCCCAATGTACCATTTATAAGAACGGATGACAAAAATCCTGCATTTCGAGGATGGCTTTTGGTGGTAGTTGGGTGGCTGTATGTATCTTCCTAGCCCTGTCAGAGCTGTATCTAACTGACGTCCAAAGTGTTTCTAAAATTGGGTTCATTCAAGGCCCCTTATGGAACAATGCCAAAATGAATGCATTGAGAGATATCAAGGGTTTAGATGAGTACTTTGAAAGGTGGGATGTAAGTTGAAGTGTTTCATCCGACATGGTGAATGAGGGTTAACAATGCACAAACAGCCTACGGTAATTCCACTCGCGATTGATTCATCATCTATTGCAGCATTGGATGATTCCAATATTGAGTCCGTTCCTGTCGTCCCAGAGGACTCGGCTGAACGATATCGTTCTGCGGCTGAATACCATACCCTTTATCGCACCGGAAAATTAACCCCACTAGCCGTCGCGGAATCACTTCTTCCCTTGATCAGGAGAGATATCAGTCCACCGGGAGCTTACTCTGTTGCATTTACTGAGAGTaatgttgaagaaattctaGAAGCTGCCAAAGCATCAACCCTGCGGTACCAGCAAGGGAATCCTTTGAGTATCCTTGATGGCGTCCCTACTGGTATCAAAGATGACAGTGACGTTGCAGGATATAGAAGTCatggaggaaggaaaaagaatgaTTTGTTGTTTATTGCTGCAAAAGAGTCGACTTGGATCGTTCAACAGTGGCAAAAGTCTGGTGCTCTCATCATGGGGAAGCTAAATATGCATGAGCTTGGTTCCGATACTACTAACAACAACCCAAATTGGGGCACTCCGAAGAATCCACACAATTACAATTATTACCCCGGTGGTTCTTCCGGGGGCCCTGCTTATGCAGTTTCTTCTGGGCTAATTCCTTTTGCTCTTGGGTCAGATGGTGGCGGAAGTATTCGcattccatcatcattttgTGGTCTTTATGGATTGAAGCCTTCACATTCACGGGTTCAAAACACTGGAAGCACGGTTACCGTTAATGGTCCTCTTGCATCAACTATGGCTGATCTCGAAGTGGCATATCGAATTATGGCAAAGCCTAATCCGTCTGATCCGGTTGCTGCGCTATTTAGTCCTCCAGAATCTCTTCGAGCTGCACGTCCAAAAGTCATCggaatttataaagattgGTTCGACCGAGCTGAACCATCTGTTCATGATCTATGTACCAAATTTGTGGATCACTGTGAAAAGTCTCTTGGCTATACTGTTGTCCCAATCACAATTCCGTACTGTCCTGAGGGTCAACTTGCCCACGCTATGACTATTCTCACGAATATGGCCTCACGTGCAAAAAATCTCCCATTCTCGGCCTCGAATTGGCTCAAGGATGCCACTCCCTCAAACAAGATACTTCTCACAATGGGTGCATATACTCCAGCTCGGGATTATCTCCTTGCGCAACAACTTCGCAACCTACTCATGCAGCATCtgtctttccttttcaaaaaataccCTGGTCTCATCATCGTTACTCCTACCACACCAATTCCAGGCTGGGAAATAGAACACGAGGGAGACTTGCAACATGGAGCATTCGACCCAAATAAAAGTCTTAGGAATATGGAATATGTATGGTTGGCCAATTTCACAGGTGTTCCGGGTATTAATTGTCCTGTTGGGTATGTAGATCCGAAAAAAGGAGAAGGTAAAATCCCAGTAGGGATAATGGGGAGTGCAGAGtggggaggagaagaagtttTGATTGAATTCGGGAAAGAGGCTGAAGTTTGGCTGGGAAGGGAAAATGAAGGGGGTGGGAGGAAATTGCCGAGGGGCTGGGTGGACATTGTGAAGGCGGCAAAGGAGAAGGCGGATGGAAAGGTGGTTGAGGGAAATTGATGAGCGGGAAACTGGAAGGGTGGATCTAATGATTCTAAGCTTCCCTATTTAAAGGTCAAGTTCGAATTTAGCTATTGCTTCGATTTTCTAGACCGGATGTTGGTGTTCAATGTTCATCCATGCATCCAAGCATCAAAGCATATATACCTGATCGTCAAAAGCATGACAT
The Botrytis cinerea B05.10 chromosome 5, complete sequence DNA segment above includes these coding regions:
- the Bcdld1 gene encoding Bcdld1, with translation MSFPRRVPSSALLSSLRTSSSRSQFCLRSPASRLRYASTEQNLGEGRSFKGQLYESTQARLIKERAERQQYSKNRNESAGGKNSALTFVIISVAIGGYYFGSYRNPGAPTSSTTPLSTTKPLRHNTGRSNLESAWADFVEIVGKENVSTIDSDLESHSGSEWSSHLRKPSEVPFMVVSPSSTEQVSEIMKICHRRKIPVTAYSGGTSLEGHYAPTRGGICIDFGRMNKILKLHKDDMDVIVQPAVGWELLNEELAKDNLFFPPDPGPGAMIGGMVGTGCSGTNAYRYGTMREWVMNLTVVLADGTIIKTRQRPRKSSAGYDLTKMFIGSEGTLGLVTEATLKVTTKPNTTSVAVCSFESIKQAADCVGKVVTEGVPIAAIEILDDNQMLSINKSGMTTKAWLEAPTLFFKFAGTPNAVKEQISIVQRLAKATGSKTFEFAKNAEEQVELWSARKEALWSVMAMREKDGDHVWTSDVAVPMSRLPEIIEETKADLAKSGLFASIVGHVGDGNFHTIVLYNDTQRQIAEEVMHRMVKRAVEMEGTVTGEHGVGLIKRDYLNHELGENTVDAMRRLKFAFDPLCLLNPDKVVRVEKPKQGEVSEW
- the Bcamd2 gene encoding Bcamd2, with translation MVETNQEPRKWVGYPSPKEGPNVPFIRTDDKNPAFRGWLLVVVGWLVSKIGFIQGPLWNNAKMNALRDIKGLDEYFERWDPTVIPLAIDSSSIAALDDSNIESVPVVPEDSAERYRSAAEYHTLYRTGKLTPLAVAESLLPLIRRDISPPGAYSVAFTESNVEEILEAAKASTLRYQQGNPLSILDGVPTGIKDDSDVAGYRSHGGRKKNDLLFIAAKESTWIVQQWQKSGALIMGKLNMHELGSDTTNNNPNWGTPKNPHNYNYYPGGSSGGPAYAVSSGLIPFALGSDGGGSIRIPSSFCGLYGLKPSHSRVQNTGSTVTVNGPLASTMADLEVAYRIMAKPNPSDPVAALFSPPESLRAARPKVIGIYKDWFDRAEPSVHDLCTKFVDHCEKSLGYTVVPITIPYCPEGQLAHAMTILTNMASRAKNLPFSASNWLKDATPSNKILLTMGAYTPARDYLLAQQLRNLLMQHLSFLFKKYPGLIIVTPTTPIPGWEIEHEGDLQHGAFDPNKSLRNMEYVWLANFTGVPGINCPVGYVDPKKGEGKIPVGIMGSAEWGGEEVLIEFGKEAEVWLGRENEGGGRKLPRGWVDIVKAAKEKADGKVVEGN